A single Neoarius graeffei isolate fNeoGra1 chromosome 23, fNeoGra1.pri, whole genome shotgun sequence DNA region contains:
- the itm2cb gene encoding integral membrane protein 2Cb codes for MVKISFQPVSVQKPEKQRDGGKEEIIMSYSQPDELVLPLRPKKSSVNGLCCLIPGLVIFMSGLIVVSVYVYRYYFTPQIPEDSLFHCRVMYEDSLYAPLLGRQELQENVGIYLEENYEQINVPVPNFGGSDPADIIHDFHRGLTAYHDLALDKCYVVELNTTIVMPPRNLWELLINVQRGMYLPQTYMVQEEMVVIGRVKNMRQLGPFIHRLCYGKETFRLKRRNSRRRIDKRETRTCQSIRHFENTFVMETLICDRS; via the exons ATGGTGAAGATTTCGTTTCAGCCCGTATCAGTGCAGAAGCCTGAAAAGCAGAGGGATGGAGGGAAAGAGGAAATTATCATGTCTTACTCTCAG ccgGATGAGTTGGTCCTCCCTCTCAGGCCGAAGAAGTCTTCAGTAAATGGCCTCTGCTGCCTGATCCCTGGCCTGGTGATTTTCATGTCTGGCCTGATCGTGGTGTCAGTCTATGTGTATCGCTACTACTTCACCCCGCAG ATCCCTGAGGACAGTCTGTTCCACTGTCGAGTGATGTATGAAGACTCCCTGTATGCACCGTTGCTAGGGAGACAGGAGCTGCAAGAGAATGTTGGTATCTACTTGGAAGAAAACTACGAGCAGATCAACGTTCCTGTGCCCAACTTCGGAGGAAGCGATCCAGCTGACATCATCCACGACTTCCATCGG GGTCTCACAGCATACCACGACCTTGCTTTGGATAAATGCTATGTTGTTGAGCTCAACACGACCATTGTCATGCCTCCCAGGAACCTGTGGGAGCTACTTATTAATGTCCAG AGGGGGATGTACCTACCACAGACCTACATGGTTCAGGAAGAGATGGTGGTGATAGGCCGGGTGAAGAACATGCGCCAGCTCGGCCCCTTTATCCACCGCTTGTGTTATGGAAAAGAGACTTTCCGGCTGAAACGTCGCAACTCTCGCAGAC GTATTGACAAGCGAGAAACTAGAACATGTCAAAGCATCCGTCACTTTGAGAACACCTTCGTGATGGAGACACTGATCTGTGACCGGTCCTAA